The following proteins are encoded in a genomic region of Neomicrococcus aestuarii:
- the prpB gene encoding methylisocitrate lyase, with product MLYSTVTPNEKRKAFRAAVQPGAAVQFPGAFTPLSAKLIQEKQFPGVYISGAVLANELGLPDVGLTTLSEVAQRGRQIADATDLPTLIDADTGFGEPMNVARTIQELENAGISGCHIEDQFNPKRCGHLDGKNMVDIKTATMRIKGAVDGRRDPDFVIMARTDLRAVEGLDAAIDRMKALVDSGADMIFPEALKDLSEFERVCNEIDVPILANMTEFGKSDLYTRQQLADAGVAMVIYPVTLLRIAMGAIERSLDTIATEGTQQTKVEEMLTRSRLYELVDYEAYNQFDSGIFNFKVPSLDIQTNNANL from the coding sequence ATGCTGTACTCCACCGTGACGCCGAATGAAAAGCGCAAAGCTTTTCGCGCGGCCGTACAACCGGGAGCTGCGGTGCAGTTCCCGGGGGCGTTCACTCCCCTGTCTGCCAAGCTCATTCAGGAAAAGCAGTTCCCGGGTGTCTACATCTCCGGCGCGGTCTTGGCCAACGAACTCGGTCTTCCCGATGTTGGTCTGACGACGCTTTCTGAGGTTGCTCAGCGCGGTCGCCAGATCGCCGATGCCACGGACCTGCCCACGCTCATTGATGCGGACACGGGCTTCGGCGAGCCGATGAACGTTGCCCGCACCATTCAGGAACTCGAAAACGCGGGGATCTCTGGCTGCCACATTGAGGACCAGTTCAATCCCAAGCGCTGCGGCCACCTGGATGGGAAGAACATGGTGGACATCAAGACGGCCACCATGCGCATCAAGGGTGCCGTGGATGGTCGCCGCGATCCCGACTTCGTGATCATGGCCCGCACGGACCTTCGCGCCGTCGAGGGTCTGGACGCAGCCATTGATCGCATGAAGGCACTTGTTGATTCGGGTGCTGACATGATCTTCCCGGAAGCGCTCAAGGATTTGAGCGAGTTTGAACGCGTGTGTAATGAGATCGACGTGCCGATCCTCGCCAACATGACCGAGTTCGGCAAGAGCGATCTCTACACGCGCCAACAACTCGCCGACGCCGGCGTTGCCATGGTGATTTACCCCGTCACTTTGCTACGTATCGCAATGGGAGCTATCGAGCGTAGTCTGGACACGATCGCCACCGAGGGTACGCAGCAAACCAAGGTCGAGGAAATGCTCACGCGTTCTCGCCTGTACGAACTCGTTGATTACGAGGCCTACAACCAGTTCGACTCCGGAATCTTCAATTTCAAGGTTCCGAGCCTGGACATTCAGACGAACAACGCGAATCTCTAG
- a CDS encoding MmgE/PrpD family protein — MKLHEVRVYKSEENLPREDQLAYKIAQVAADPVAVTEDVTDMIINRIIDNASVAIASLNRGPIVAARAQALTHGPSTGGQGAAVFGISEKVSPEWAAWANGVAVRELDYHDTFLSAEYSHPGDNIPPILAVAQHVGASGQDLIRGIATGYEIQVDLVKAICLHKHKIDHVAHLGPSASAGIGTLLGLPVEQIFQAVGQGLHTTTATRQSRKGEISTWKAHAPAFAGKMAVEAADRAMRGQTSPVPIYEGEDGVIAWLLDGPDARYEVPLPEAGEAKRAILDTYTKEHSAEYQAQAWIDLARKLHREHPEAADASNVASVLIKTSHHTHYVIGSGANDPQKYDPTASRETLDHSIMYIFTVALQDGAWHHVDSYAPERAARPDTVELWHKVTTEEDKEWTRRYHSLDISEKAFGGTVVITLNDGTVIEDSIAVADAHPLGANPFAREQYINKFRTLAEGLVEPAEIDRFLDTVQRLPELKAGELDQLNIVAAPGVIDLESAPKGLF, encoded by the coding sequence ATGAAACTGCACGAAGTCCGGGTCTACAAGTCCGAAGAAAACCTGCCCCGTGAGGATCAGCTCGCGTACAAGATCGCACAGGTCGCCGCTGACCCAGTTGCTGTGACCGAAGATGTCACGGACATGATCATCAACCGCATCATTGACAACGCCTCCGTGGCGATCGCTTCCTTGAACCGTGGCCCCATTGTTGCGGCACGCGCTCAGGCCCTCACCCACGGACCATCCACCGGCGGCCAGGGTGCGGCGGTGTTCGGAATCTCTGAGAAGGTGTCCCCTGAGTGGGCAGCTTGGGCAAACGGCGTTGCCGTTCGTGAGCTGGACTACCATGACACGTTCTTGTCCGCCGAGTACTCCCACCCGGGTGACAACATTCCTCCTATCCTTGCCGTGGCCCAGCACGTCGGCGCTTCCGGCCAGGACCTGATCCGCGGCATCGCCACCGGCTACGAAATTCAGGTTGATCTGGTCAAGGCAATTTGCTTGCACAAGCACAAGATTGACCACGTTGCCCACTTGGGTCCATCGGCATCAGCAGGTATCGGCACGCTACTTGGCCTTCCGGTAGAGCAGATCTTCCAGGCTGTTGGACAGGGCTTGCACACCACCACGGCAACGCGCCAGTCCCGCAAGGGCGAAATCTCCACATGGAAGGCACACGCTCCGGCGTTCGCTGGAAAGATGGCCGTGGAAGCCGCCGACCGTGCCATGCGCGGCCAGACCTCCCCCGTGCCAATCTATGAAGGCGAAGACGGTGTCATTGCCTGGCTGCTCGACGGCCCGGATGCCCGTTACGAGGTTCCTCTTCCCGAAGCAGGCGAGGCAAAGCGCGCCATCCTGGACACGTACACGAAGGAACACTCGGCTGAATACCAGGCCCAAGCGTGGATTGACTTGGCCCGAAAGCTGCACCGCGAGCACCCCGAGGCTGCCGATGCTTCCAACGTTGCTTCCGTCCTCATCAAGACCAGCCACCACACGCACTATGTGATTGGCTCCGGCGCCAACGATCCTCAGAAGTACGATCCCACCGCGTCCCGCGAAACCTTGGATCACTCGATCATGTACATCTTCACGGTCGCTTTGCAGGATGGCGCGTGGCACCACGTTGACTCCTACGCCCCTGAGCGTGCGGCTCGCCCGGACACCGTGGAACTGTGGCACAAGGTCACCACGGAAGAGGACAAGGAATGGACGCGCCGCTACCACTCACTGGATATCAGCGAAAAGGCTTTCGGCGGCACCGTGGTCATCACCCTCAACGACGGCACCGTCATAGAAGATTCGATCGCAGTAGCTGACGCTCACCCGCTGGGCGCCAACCCGTTTGCTCGCGAGCAGTACATCAACAAGTTCCGCACCCTCGCTGAGGGCCTGGTGGAGCCAGCTGAAATCGATCGCTTCTTGGACACCGTCCAGCGCCTTCCAGAACTGAAGGCCGGCGAGCTCGATCAGCTCAACATTGTTGCCGCTCCGGGTGTCATTGACCTTGAAAGCGCCCCGAAGGGACTGTTCTAA
- a CDS encoding GntR family transcriptional regulator — protein sequence MRASDKAYETLRDEILDGTISPGTVLGEVEQSERLGVSRTPLREALARLAAEGLAIQQRGRGTVVSDVSLDHVEDLFELRSALEVQAARLAARRVTAQQEASFLELALRFRTASQVDAGFVATDYYALAASLDAAIDEAVRNDYLANALKGLRTHLARVRRLAQDQPTRLAASASEHALIAEAIAQGSPELAEAATRVHLNQSLQHIQKQTAHS from the coding sequence ATGAGAGCGAGTGATAAAGCGTATGAGACATTGCGCGACGAGATCCTCGACGGCACCATTTCTCCCGGCACCGTCCTGGGCGAGGTAGAGCAGTCGGAGCGACTCGGTGTATCCCGCACTCCCCTGCGCGAAGCACTTGCACGGCTGGCCGCGGAAGGACTCGCCATCCAGCAACGTGGCCGTGGAACCGTTGTCTCTGATGTCTCCTTGGACCATGTGGAGGATCTCTTTGAGCTTCGCTCAGCCCTTGAGGTTCAGGCCGCACGTTTGGCCGCGCGCCGCGTTACGGCGCAGCAAGAGGCATCCTTCCTAGAGCTGGCCTTGCGGTTTAGGACCGCATCCCAAGTCGATGCCGGCTTTGTTGCCACGGACTACTACGCGCTCGCGGCCTCCCTCGACGCGGCCATCGACGAAGCTGTCCGCAATGACTATCTAGCGAACGCTCTCAAAGGCCTTCGCACCCACCTTGCTCGCGTCCGCCGGCTTGCCCAAGACCAACCCACCCGACTCGCCGCCTCGGCTAGCGAGCACGCACTCATTGCCGAGGCCATCGCTCAGGGTTCGCCTGAACTGGCCGAAGCTGCCACTCGAGTGCATTTGAACCAATCGCTCCAGCACATCCAAAAACAAACCGCTCATTCGTGA
- a CDS encoding AMP-binding protein: MSTYEATYRRSQEDPGQFWLEAAADIEWTVPPTEALDSSSAPMYRWFPGAELNVSSNALDRHVAGGRADQAALVYDSAVLGTVTTYTYRELLSAVEKAAGALAELGVVKGDRVIIYMPMIPEALISMLACARLGAIHSVVFGGFAPKELAARIEDAEPKAIVTASGGIEPSRRVEYLPNVSQAMEMSTHQVNHVLVKDREGFENSLSSVPSAGAQWHDYDAVVSAAAPHPAVPVLATDPLYILYTSGTTGKPKGVVRDSGGYTVAMQWSMKNIYGVGPGETMFTASDVGWVVGHSYIVYAPLIAGATTVLYEGKPVGTPDAGAFWRVVSQHGAKVLFTAPTALRAIRKSDPAGEFIQNTPRPTLKALFAAGERLDPDTSRWIEDALGVPVIDNWWQTETGWPIASNPFGLEELPRKIGSPTFAVPGYDVRILDAFGEDLTEPNVEGNIAIKLPLPPGTLATLWGSDDRYKSSYLDAFPGYYTTGDSGYVDEDKYLFVMGRTDDVINVSGHRLSTGAMEQVVASHPAVAECAVIGVADPLKGQRPSGYVVLKSGVDIPEEELRKELIGLVRQDIGPVADFKDVAIVGALPKTRSGKILRKTMRQIADGEEYVVPSTIEDPSVIEELLSILRAV; the protein is encoded by the coding sequence ATGAGCACCTACGAAGCCACTTACCGACGCAGTCAAGAAGATCCCGGACAGTTCTGGCTGGAGGCAGCGGCGGACATCGAGTGGACTGTGCCGCCCACCGAAGCACTCGATTCATCGTCGGCCCCGATGTACCGCTGGTTTCCGGGAGCCGAGCTCAACGTCTCCTCGAACGCGCTGGATCGCCACGTGGCTGGCGGACGAGCGGATCAAGCCGCGCTCGTCTACGACTCGGCCGTCCTCGGCACCGTCACCACCTACACGTACCGCGAACTCCTGTCCGCAGTAGAGAAGGCCGCGGGAGCGCTCGCAGAACTCGGTGTGGTCAAGGGGGACCGCGTCATCATCTACATGCCGATGATCCCGGAGGCGCTCATTTCCATGCTGGCGTGCGCTCGTTTGGGCGCCATTCATTCTGTGGTTTTCGGAGGTTTTGCACCGAAGGAGCTGGCGGCTCGTATTGAAGATGCTGAGCCAAAGGCGATTGTTACCGCGTCCGGTGGCATTGAACCGAGCCGTCGCGTTGAGTACCTTCCCAACGTTTCCCAAGCGATGGAAATGTCCACCCATCAGGTGAATCACGTTCTCGTGAAGGACCGCGAGGGTTTCGAGAACTCCTTGTCGAGTGTTCCGTCCGCGGGCGCTCAGTGGCATGATTACGACGCCGTGGTGTCAGCGGCTGCCCCGCATCCGGCAGTGCCGGTGCTGGCGACGGACCCGCTCTACATCCTGTACACCTCCGGTACCACCGGTAAGCCTAAGGGCGTGGTGCGCGACTCCGGCGGCTACACCGTGGCCATGCAGTGGTCCATGAAGAATATTTATGGCGTTGGCCCCGGTGAAACCATGTTCACCGCTTCAGACGTGGGCTGGGTGGTGGGCCACTCTTACATCGTTTACGCACCGCTCATCGCTGGCGCCACCACGGTGCTGTATGAAGGCAAACCAGTGGGAACCCCGGATGCTGGAGCGTTTTGGCGAGTGGTCTCTCAACACGGCGCGAAGGTGCTCTTCACGGCTCCCACGGCGCTCCGGGCGATCCGCAAGAGCGATCCCGCCGGAGAATTCATCCAGAACACTCCCAGGCCAACCCTCAAAGCACTCTTTGCGGCCGGCGAGCGGCTGGACCCGGACACGAGCCGCTGGATTGAAGATGCTCTCGGCGTTCCCGTGATCGATAACTGGTGGCAGACGGAGACCGGATGGCCCATCGCCTCCAACCCGTTTGGCCTTGAAGAACTTCCACGCAAGATCGGTTCACCCACGTTCGCTGTTCCCGGCTACGACGTGCGCATCCTGGATGCTTTCGGCGAGGATCTCACCGAACCCAACGTCGAAGGCAATATCGCGATCAAGCTCCCGTTGCCTCCCGGAACGCTCGCCACTTTGTGGGGTAGCGATGACCGCTACAAGTCCTCCTATTTGGACGCGTTCCCGGGTTACTACACCACCGGGGATTCTGGGTACGTTGACGAAGATAAGTACCTGTTCGTGATGGGACGCACGGATGACGTGATCAACGTGTCCGGTCACCGTTTGAGCACAGGCGCCATGGAGCAGGTAGTTGCCAGCCATCCTGCGGTTGCGGAGTGCGCCGTCATTGGCGTGGCAGATCCGCTCAAGGGCCAGCGGCCGTCCGGTTATGTGGTTCTGAAGTCCGGCGTGGACATTCCCGAAGAGGAGCTGCGCAAAGAACTCATTGGGCTGGTTCGCCAGGACATCGGGCCGGTCGCTGATTTCAAAGACGTCGCCATCGTTGGGGCACTCCCGAAGACTCGGTCCGGCAAGATCCTTCGCAAGACCATGCGTCAGATCGCTGACGGAGAGGAATACGTGGTGCCGTCCACCATCGAGGATCCCTCCGTGATCGAGGAGCTACTCAGCATTCTTCGGGCGGTCTAA
- a CDS encoding response regulator: MADLRVLVIEDDPTTGAVYVEYLRKVPGFAHEFTARSVAEAQRFLGARLRETSTFGIDVVLMDIHLPDGTGLDVVRSMRNVGYEGSVLAMTAATDRATIRSARNLGAVQYLIKPFTFADFESRLAAFRQLSTEYTGGGEISDQAEIDRMFGARTEAASSSLPKGLTESTLAAVQERLTHATAPLSAGEVGEAVGISRVTSRRYLEHLTRRGDVTRQPRYGTPGRPEHEYTITAP; this comes from the coding sequence GTGGCTGACTTACGAGTGCTGGTGATCGAGGATGATCCCACTACTGGTGCCGTGTACGTCGAGTATCTGCGCAAGGTTCCTGGCTTCGCTCATGAATTCACCGCCAGATCCGTGGCCGAAGCACAACGGTTTCTAGGAGCTCGACTTCGGGAAACGAGCACCTTCGGAATTGACGTGGTGCTCATGGATATTCACCTACCTGACGGCACCGGACTCGACGTCGTGCGATCCATGCGCAACGTGGGGTACGAAGGATCAGTGCTCGCGATGACCGCAGCAACGGATCGGGCAACCATCCGCTCGGCCCGCAATCTTGGCGCGGTCCAGTACCTCATCAAACCCTTTACGTTCGCTGACTTTGAGTCGCGCCTTGCCGCCTTCCGCCAACTATCCACCGAATACACCGGCGGCGGTGAAATCTCCGACCAAGCCGAAATCGACCGCATGTTTGGAGCGCGAACGGAAGCTGCGTCGTCGTCCTTGCCAAAAGGACTCACCGAATCAACGCTGGCCGCAGTGCAAGAGCGGCTCACGCACGCCACCGCGCCGCTCTCCGCCGGGGAGGTGGGCGAAGCCGTGGGCATTAGCCGCGTGACCTCACGACGTTATCTGGAGCATTTAACCCGACGCGGGGATGTCACACGGCAACCGCGCTACGGGACGCCGGGGCGCCCCGAGCACGAATACACCATCACCGCTCCGTAA